The following are from one region of the Palaeococcus ferrophilus DSM 13482 genome:
- a CDS encoding dihydropteroate synthase-like protein, translated as MSPCRILLVTGKLAEPLVRKYGEGCDVFVTPVSVAAFLTPELIVQYLKKAGVKSEDYDLILIPGLVRGSAQLIEDELGIPTFKGPRNAMDLPRVLKAFREGFKLSKDVPADNLFSFDALKRVEDIRNRTRNRNYIEEALKKPWNVLIGNLPAGRDFPARILGEVVDAPKLGVEKTVEKAIYYLREGADIIDIGMVAGETNLDFVEEIPEIRERIGEAGFEAPVSFDSLNEREIGAGLNYADLFLSVDAGNLEVLVTEKPVVLIPTNQKEGYFPTKPVERVEFLETLKERALDLGYKTIIPDLILEHVPHLARSITAFQLYRERNPDDVLLAGVGNVVELYDADSVGMNALLAGIAKELSINLLLTTEVSAKAKGSVRELRRAVDMNLFDTPKDLGFDLLLLKEKRKTEWSFEPAGEVVEARERPVELEPLYFRIWLKGGRIWVNAHRGTEAVLTIVGDDPNAIIDTIIERFKISPRHAFYLGRELERAYTALKLRRGYVQEIELFGEFYWGGR; from the coding sequence ATGAGCCCATGCAGAATCCTTCTGGTTACAGGAAAACTTGCGGAACCCCTCGTGCGGAAGTACGGTGAAGGCTGTGACGTCTTTGTAACTCCCGTCAGCGTTGCGGCATTTCTCACCCCCGAACTTATTGTGCAGTATTTGAAAAAGGCCGGGGTAAAGAGCGAGGATTATGACCTGATCCTCATTCCCGGATTGGTGAGGGGTTCGGCCCAGCTCATAGAGGACGAGCTCGGGATTCCCACCTTCAAAGGACCGAGGAACGCGATGGATTTACCGCGGGTCTTGAAGGCTTTTCGGGAAGGTTTCAAGCTCAGCAAGGACGTTCCTGCAGATAATCTCTTCTCCTTCGACGCACTCAAGAGGGTTGAGGACATCAGGAACAGGACGAGGAACAGGAACTACATTGAGGAGGCTCTGAAAAAGCCCTGGAACGTCCTCATCGGCAACCTGCCAGCTGGAAGGGACTTTCCTGCAAGGATTCTCGGCGAGGTCGTGGACGCTCCGAAGCTCGGGGTTGAGAAAACCGTTGAGAAGGCCATCTACTACCTCCGCGAGGGGGCGGATATAATCGACATCGGCATGGTGGCGGGTGAGACGAACCTCGACTTCGTGGAGGAAATCCCAGAGATACGCGAGCGGATTGGAGAGGCTGGCTTTGAAGCCCCTGTCAGCTTTGACTCCCTGAACGAGCGCGAGATTGGGGCCGGACTGAATTACGCCGACCTCTTCCTCAGCGTCGATGCTGGCAACCTTGAGGTCCTTGTAACGGAAAAGCCCGTCGTTTTAATCCCCACCAACCAGAAGGAGGGGTATTTCCCCACTAAGCCCGTTGAGAGAGTCGAGTTCCTTGAAACGCTCAAGGAGAGGGCCCTCGACCTTGGATACAAAACGATAATTCCAGACCTTATCCTTGAGCACGTTCCCCACCTGGCGCGTTCGATAACGGCCTTCCAGCTCTACCGCGAGAGAAATCCAGACGACGTCCTTCTTGCTGGAGTCGGGAACGTGGTGGAGCTTTACGATGCGGACAGCGTCGGTATGAACGCCCTCCTCGCCGGAATCGCGAAGGAGCTTTCAATAAACCTCCTCCTGACAACGGAGGTCAGCGCGAAGGCGAAGGGTTCGGTGAGAGAGTTGAGAAGGGCCGTTGACATGAACCTCTTTGATACTCCCAAAGACCTTGGCTTCGACCTGCTCCTCCTCAAGGAGAAAAGGAAGACCGAGTGGAGCTTCGAACCAGCCGGGGAGGTTGTTGAGGCGCGAGAAAGGCCCGTCGAGCTTGAGCCGCTCTATTTCCGCATCTGGCTGAAAGGCGGGAGGATATGGGTGAACGCCCACAGGGGAACTGAAGCGGTTCTCACGATAGTGGGCGATGATCCAAATGCGATAATTGACACAATTATTGAACGCTTCAAGATAAGCCCCAGGCACGCTTTCTACCTCGGCAGGGAGCTTGAGAGAGCCTACACGGCCCTAAAGCTGAGGAGGGGCTACGTTCAGGAGATTGAGCTCTTCGGGGAGTTCTACTGGGGCGGGAGATAG
- a CDS encoding ATP-binding protein gives MIIMSEQFVDRVGELKALRGAYESSRKEMIIVYGRRRVGKTALVKKSVENVPHIYFFAEETLESENLRTFKSLVAKVLGNPLVERAELSWEELFELLDGSGVVVIIDEFPNLLKANRGLVSKFQKIWDSADKLKLVLTGSAISVMESHVLGYKSPLYGRRTLSIMLKPLSFLHLKEFFPEKSWEELVRIYGITDGIPAYIREVQFRLNAGESLEEVFQPNKPLFDEAEFLLRSELREPARYFAILKAIAFGKTKFGEIVSFTGLPGSTVSKYLSNLQTLHIVEERHPVGEPERNRNARYYLSDLYFNFWFRFVYPNRSQLLDFGYIENFEEEYNHYLGFVFEKASADFLREVNKAEKLPFRFTKIGKWWRKGEEIDLVALNERERKALFVEVKWKNLSEREARGILKDLGRKSELVGLGEWEKEYGLIAKRLEEKENLRKEGFLVWDLRDFEEVKTYLPPQ, from the coding sequence ATGATAATCATGAGTGAACAATTTGTTGATAGAGTTGGAGAGCTGAAAGCCCTCAGAGGGGCCTATGAGAGCAGCCGGAAAGAGATGATAATAGTTTACGGGAGGAGAAGGGTTGGAAAGACCGCACTCGTTAAGAAGTCGGTGGAAAACGTTCCCCACATCTACTTCTTCGCGGAGGAGACCCTCGAGAGCGAGAACCTCAGGACGTTCAAGAGCTTAGTCGCAAAGGTCCTCGGAAACCCGCTTGTTGAGAGGGCCGAGCTCTCATGGGAGGAGCTTTTCGAGCTCCTCGACGGTTCTGGAGTTGTCGTGATAATAGACGAGTTTCCGAACCTTTTGAAGGCCAACAGGGGGCTGGTTTCGAAGTTCCAGAAGATCTGGGATTCTGCCGATAAGCTCAAGCTCGTCCTGACGGGTTCGGCCATCAGCGTGATGGAGAGCCACGTCCTCGGCTACAAAAGCCCCCTCTACGGCAGGAGGACGCTCTCCATAATGCTTAAGCCCCTGAGCTTTCTCCACCTGAAGGAGTTCTTCCCGGAGAAAAGCTGGGAGGAGCTCGTGAGGATATACGGAATAACCGACGGTATTCCCGCCTACATCAGGGAAGTCCAGTTCAGGCTGAATGCTGGGGAGAGCCTCGAAGAGGTCTTCCAGCCCAACAAGCCGCTCTTCGACGAGGCCGAGTTCCTCCTCAGGAGCGAACTGAGGGAACCTGCGAGGTACTTTGCGATACTTAAGGCCATAGCCTTTGGAAAGACGAAGTTCGGGGAGATAGTGAGCTTCACGGGGCTTCCGGGCTCAACCGTCTCAAAGTACCTCAGCAACCTGCAGACTCTCCACATAGTCGAAGAGAGGCATCCTGTGGGCGAGCCAGAAAGGAATAGGAACGCGCGCTACTACCTAAGCGACCTCTACTTCAACTTCTGGTTCCGCTTCGTTTACCCCAACCGTTCTCAGCTCCTCGACTTTGGCTACATTGAGAACTTTGAGGAGGAGTACAACCACTATCTCGGCTTCGTCTTTGAAAAGGCCAGCGCGGACTTCCTCAGGGAGGTGAACAAGGCCGAAAAGCTTCCCTTCAGGTTCACCAAGATTGGAAAGTGGTGGCGTAAGGGCGAGGAGATTGATTTAGTAGCTCTGAACGAGCGCGAGAGGAAGGCGCTCTTCGTCGAGGTCAAGTGGAAGAACTTAAGCGAGAGGGAGGCGAGGGGAATTCTGAAGGACTTGGGGAGAAAATCGGAACTTGTCGGACTAGGCGAATGGGAGAAAGAATACGGGTTGATTGCCAAAAGGCTTGAAGAGAAAGAAAATCTCAGAAAAGAAGGCTTTTTGGTCTGGGATTTGAGAGACTTCGAGGAGGTAAAAACCTATCTCCCGCCCCAGTAG
- a CDS encoding CAP domain-containing protein, which produces MKAPKVIVLLILLVMATGCVSERESRGMVEQDSTVLDLKGIGSEIFERVNEVRESHGLPPLSWDERLTEAAQMHAEDMARRNYFSHESPEGETFRDRFAKVGYTPRSVSDGKSETIVWGGENLFLYAGPPEESAIVEEAIAGWMNSPGHRENILRREFALTGVGVAYAPTCTYENMTLENCVYIVQTFG; this is translated from the coding sequence ATGAAAGCACCGAAAGTTATTGTACTCCTCATCCTCCTTGTCATGGCGACCGGCTGCGTTTCCGAGAGGGAAAGTAGGGGGATGGTTGAGCAGGATTCCACTGTTCTCGACCTTAAGGGAATAGGAAGCGAGATATTTGAGAGGGTCAACGAGGTTAGAGAATCCCACGGACTGCCTCCTCTCTCATGGGACGAGCGCCTGACCGAGGCAGCGCAGATGCACGCGGAGGACATGGCAAGGAGGAACTACTTCTCCCACGAGAGCCCCGAGGGCGAAACCTTCCGCGACCGCTTCGCCAAGGTGGGCTACACTCCAAGGAGCGTTTCGGACGGAAAGAGCGAGACCATAGTGTGGGGAGGAGAGAACCTGTTCCTCTACGCGGGCCCGCCAGAGGAGTCGGCAATCGTGGAGGAGGCGATAGCTGGATGGATGAACTCCCCGGGCCACAGGGAGAACATTCTCCGCAGGGAGTTCGCCCTGACGGGGGTTGGGGTGGCCTACGCCCCCACGTGCACCTACGAGAACATGACGCTCGAAAACTGCGTCTACATCGTTCAGACGTTTGGTTAG
- a CDS encoding restriction endonuclease, whose protein sequence is MKWTPELVRRVDHDYLVEQALELLKRAGFREAEKVANRELEGIDIVATRDDPISGFEKYLISVKTGALVSSDDVKRFIEYLDRFKADRGIIVTNVDFTKDAKLLVQREQRGRIILWGGERVAGMLNEYGIEPPKELLKEIESKREEERKRRDVFRIMKLDSPLLFDFNHEKTIEAVIKKLSSEYSIRRSLIEVEHLSVSLTPAYIVTWSAKVEEETERNRAVVFSDGSIVVKGEEDPELKVPLSKAVLNDSSILKATEVEVKEGIQPSEATLIAKSGIGRELGVPQSHVEIVDKKMVYVPVEAHLRLKLLNNSATATVDLRRKAIEISIEPLDREKLLDYVREACASAVGEEPLKMAPEEKKDRLVVKGETERFVFIMEVARYTGEITSRKIKMKKAAMENLIRELYPRGEIINLDETEGEAIADILLKGEDKIVVLSIKLHNGRYAVVRELHGPGEVFRAAKELIEKNFPIANLEARSFRLTQHRVFEVSLESPDGKTTVKVDGSNLDIIDYTVEISREKAESLVLEKYSGWNVESVEETEDSFVFKISNPEYVVEVAVSKDGKAIEEKDRVLREDVATRKAEEYLKGEGIEARVKEARLEGHWVVEFLGEEKFGTLKLDRGSGKLLEKEIYYTERALENLFHEHVKSKYGEKELNTEKMVHYRDRGYLIIKASSGNRLYYAKIDVKDGKILEEDALVDKGITAKLKKMQLESKYK, encoded by the coding sequence ATGAAGTGGACCCCGGAGCTTGTTCGTAGGGTTGATCACGATTATCTTGTTGAGCAGGCACTGGAACTCCTGAAACGGGCAGGGTTCAGGGAGGCGGAGAAGGTCGCCAACAGGGAGCTTGAGGGAATTGATATCGTTGCCACGAGGGACGACCCTATAAGCGGTTTTGAGAAGTACCTGATAAGCGTAAAAACCGGTGCCCTCGTTTCTTCGGATGATGTTAAGCGGTTTATTGAGTACCTGGACAGGTTTAAAGCTGACAGGGGGATAATAGTAACCAACGTTGACTTCACCAAAGACGCGAAGCTCCTTGTCCAGCGTGAGCAGAGGGGTAGAATCATCCTGTGGGGCGGGGAGCGCGTGGCCGGGATGCTCAACGAGTACGGCATAGAGCCGCCGAAGGAGCTCCTCAAGGAGATAGAGTCAAAGAGGGAAGAGGAGCGGAAGAGGAGGGACGTATTCAGGATCATGAAGCTAGATTCACCGCTGCTATTTGATTTCAACCACGAGAAGACCATCGAGGCGGTGATTAAGAAGCTCTCCAGCGAATACTCCATAAGGCGCTCCCTCATAGAGGTGGAGCACCTCTCGGTCTCCCTCACTCCGGCGTACATAGTCACGTGGTCGGCGAAGGTGGAGGAGGAGACAGAGAGGAACAGGGCCGTTGTGTTCAGCGACGGAAGCATCGTTGTGAAGGGGGAGGAGGATCCAGAGCTCAAGGTTCCGCTCTCCAAGGCGGTTCTCAACGACTCGTCCATCCTCAAGGCGACGGAGGTCGAGGTGAAGGAGGGAATCCAGCCCAGTGAGGCAACCCTCATAGCCAAGTCCGGGATAGGGAGAGAGCTCGGGGTTCCACAGTCCCACGTTGAGATAGTGGACAAGAAAATGGTCTACGTTCCAGTGGAGGCCCATCTGAGGCTGAAGCTCCTCAACAACAGTGCAACAGCGACGGTTGACCTGCGGAGGAAGGCGATTGAGATTTCGATAGAGCCCCTCGATAGGGAAAAGCTCCTGGACTACGTTAGGGAGGCCTGCGCCTCCGCGGTTGGGGAAGAACCTCTCAAGATGGCTCCGGAGGAGAAGAAGGACCGGCTCGTGGTCAAGGGCGAAACCGAGCGCTTCGTCTTCATCATGGAGGTCGCGAGGTACACGGGCGAGATAACCTCGAGGAAGATCAAGATGAAGAAGGCCGCCATGGAGAACCTGATAAGGGAGCTCTACCCCAGAGGAGAGATAATCAACCTCGACGAGACGGAAGGGGAGGCCATAGCTGACATACTCCTGAAGGGCGAGGATAAAATCGTCGTCCTCTCCATAAAACTGCATAACGGCAGGTACGCAGTGGTCAGGGAGCTCCACGGACCGGGTGAAGTTTTCAGGGCCGCAAAGGAGCTCATAGAGAAGAACTTCCCAATAGCAAACCTCGAGGCGAGGAGCTTCAGGCTGACCCAGCACAGGGTGTTCGAGGTCTCCCTCGAGAGCCCCGATGGAAAGACAACCGTCAAGGTGGACGGCTCCAACCTCGATATAATTGACTACACGGTCGAGATAAGCAGGGAGAAGGCCGAGAGCCTCGTACTCGAGAAGTACAGCGGCTGGAACGTGGAGTCCGTTGAGGAGACGGAGGATTCGTTTGTCTTCAAAATCAGTAATCCAGAGTACGTTGTGGAGGTGGCGGTGAGCAAGGACGGGAAGGCTATAGAGGAGAAGGACAGGGTGCTCAGGGAGGACGTGGCCACCAGGAAGGCTGAGGAGTACCTCAAGGGGGAGGGAATCGAGGCCAGGGTTAAGGAGGCTCGCCTTGAGGGCCACTGGGTCGTGGAGTTCCTCGGGGAGGAGAAGTTCGGGACGCTGAAGCTCGACAGGGGAAGCGGCAAACTCTTGGAAAAGGAAATCTACTACACGGAGCGGGCCCTTGAAAACCTCTTCCATGAGCATGTCAAGAGTAAATACGGCGAGAAGGAGCTGAACACAGAGAAGATGGTTCACTACAGGGACAGGGGCTACCTCATAATAAAGGCCTCATCCGGCAACAGGCTCTACTACGCCAAGATTGACGTCAAGGACGGTAAGATACTGGAAGAGGACGCCCTCGTGGATAAAGGCATAACCGCAAAATTGAAGAAGATGCAGCTGGAGAGCAAATACAAGTGA
- a CDS encoding phosphoglycerate kinase, protein MLKLTDFDYHGKTVLFRADLNSPMENGRITSDARFRAILPTLEYLLEHGAKVVVATHQGRPYSGDFSTTEEHARVLGELIGREVEYVEDIFGKYARERIRAMEPGEVLMLENLRFASEEVKYVPLEKSERSFLVRKLAEVIDLVVNDAFATAHRSAASLVGFARVKPLIPGFLMGREIGALKKAYESTEKPRVYVLGGAKVDDSLRVAENVLKSGRADVILTGGLVGHVFTLAKGYDLGDANIEFLSKRGLIELVDHAEKILDEFYPYVRTPVDFAVELDGERVEVDLLSDEKALFDRYPILDIGSRTVEKYAEILGNASIIVANGPMGVFEREEFALGTIGVFRAIGESRAFSIVGGGHSIAGIYLYGIEGISHISTGGGAMLEFFAGKELPLLRAFEVSAEHFGGKA, encoded by the coding sequence ATGCTGAAGCTCACCGATTTTGACTATCATGGAAAAACTGTTCTTTTCAGGGCCGACCTTAACTCCCCCATGGAAAACGGGCGCATAACCAGCGATGCCCGCTTTCGGGCAATTCTCCCCACGCTTGAGTACCTCCTTGAGCACGGCGCCAAGGTTGTGGTGGCAACCCATCAGGGGAGGCCCTACTCGGGCGATTTTTCGACGACGGAGGAGCACGCAAGGGTTCTCGGAGAGCTCATAGGCAGGGAAGTGGAGTACGTTGAGGACATATTCGGCAAGTACGCGAGGGAGAGGATAAGGGCGATGGAACCCGGAGAGGTGCTTATGCTCGAGAACCTCCGCTTTGCCTCAGAGGAGGTGAAGTACGTCCCCCTTGAGAAGTCGGAGCGCTCATTCCTTGTCAGAAAGCTGGCGGAGGTCATTGACCTCGTGGTAAACGACGCCTTCGCAACCGCCCACAGGTCGGCGGCTTCCCTGGTGGGTTTCGCGAGGGTGAAGCCTCTCATACCCGGCTTTTTGATGGGCAGGGAGATAGGGGCGCTCAAGAAAGCATACGAGAGTACCGAAAAACCGAGGGTCTACGTGCTCGGGGGGGCGAAGGTTGACGACTCCCTCAGGGTCGCGGAGAACGTGCTTAAAAGCGGAAGGGCGGACGTGATACTCACGGGCGGCCTCGTTGGCCATGTGTTCACGCTCGCCAAGGGCTACGACCTGGGCGATGCGAACATAGAGTTCCTCTCAAAGAGGGGACTCATAGAGCTCGTTGACCACGCCGAGAAGATTCTGGACGAGTTCTACCCCTACGTCAGAACTCCCGTGGATTTTGCCGTTGAACTGGATGGGGAAAGGGTGGAGGTTGACCTCCTCAGCGACGAGAAGGCCCTCTTTGACAGGTACCCAATCCTCGACATAGGCTCGAGGACGGTTGAGAAGTACGCGGAGATACTCGGTAATGCCAGCATAATAGTGGCGAACGGCCCCATGGGGGTCTTCGAGAGGGAGGAGTTCGCCCTTGGAACCATCGGCGTTTTCAGGGCCATCGGGGAGAGCAGGGCCTTCAGCATCGTCGGCGGTGGCCACAGCATCGCTGGAATCTACCTCTACGGCATCGAGGGGATAAGCCACATAAGCACGGGTGGAGGGGCGATGCTTGAGTTCTTTGCCGGAAAGGAGCTTCCGCTCCTCAGGGCCTTCGAGGTGAGTGCGGAGCACTTCGGAGGCAAAGCTTAA
- a CDS encoding type II toxin-antitoxin system VapC family toxin, translating into MFVIDAAIFIQGVDVEGVTTPGVVDEVRDPESRLFLESLISAGKVKVLLPSRESIEAVKKAAKATGELGELSEVDVEVLALAYELKGVLFTDDYNLQNIARTLGIEFKTLKRGISRVLKWRYVCVGCGRRFEEELSGGTCPDCGSPVRLLPKKRGKKRRARRS; encoded by the coding sequence ATGTTCGTTATAGACGCAGCCATATTCATACAGGGGGTTGACGTCGAGGGGGTTACCACTCCCGGCGTCGTTGATGAGGTGAGGGACCCGGAATCCAGGCTTTTTCTGGAGAGCCTCATAAGCGCCGGCAAGGTTAAGGTGCTCCTCCCCTCCCGAGAAAGCATTGAAGCCGTTAAAAAGGCGGCGAAGGCAACGGGCGAGCTTGGGGAGCTGAGTGAGGTAGACGTTGAGGTTCTCGCGCTGGCCTACGAGCTCAAAGGGGTTCTCTTCACGGACGACTACAACCTCCAGAACATTGCCAGGACACTGGGAATAGAGTTCAAAACGCTCAAGAGGGGAATCTCGAGGGTTCTGAAGTGGCGCTACGTGTGTGTTGGCTGCGGCAGGAGGTTTGAGGAAGAACTCTCCGGTGGGACATGTCCCGACTGTGGAAGCCCGGTAAGGCTGCTTCCGAAGAAAAGGGGGAAAAAAAGACGGGCTCGGCGCTCATAG
- a CDS encoding HEPN domain-containing protein gives MTGFQTCVERGLLRRVVPSREKGLLSIKRAEEWLSEARKTLEFGSYRSSLIASYMAMFHAARALLFKDGWREKSHYCIARYLEELYVKTGKLDGKWVELLDRMRELRHEDQYDVVYTPEREEAEEALKIAEEFTGIMKALLEEGP, from the coding sequence TTGACAGGGTTTCAGACCTGCGTGGAGAGGGGACTGCTGCGAAGGGTAGTTCCCTCAAGGGAGAAAGGACTGTTAAGCATTAAGCGGGCTGAGGAGTGGCTTTCCGAGGCAAGGAAGACCCTCGAATTTGGCTCTTACAGAAGCTCCCTGATAGCATCCTACATGGCTATGTTCCACGCCGCCAGGGCCCTCCTCTTTAAGGACGGCTGGAGGGAGAAGAGTCACTACTGCATAGCGCGCTACCTTGAGGAACTCTACGTCAAAACAGGGAAACTCGACGGGAAGTGGGTCGAACTCCTCGATAGAATGCGCGAGCTCAGGCATGAGGACCAGTACGATGTGGTTTACACACCCGAAAGAGAGGAGGCCGAGGAAGCCCTCAAAATAGCGGAGGAGTTCACCGGGATTATGAAGGCACTGCTGGAGGAAGGTCCATGA
- a CDS encoding nucleotidyltransferase domain-containing protein, with protein MHELLSTEERIKILRHVLEQPLVGVEETAKATGVSKGLVSKTLSLLVKYGIAEKRGRKFRILNNPKKRELKRFLNFTYLYPKLEGLREGWTLGLGVYGSFARGENTPESDLDVWVLTERPSIQKSASLKRKIEAVVGREVNLLVLTPGRLRNLRENDPVFYYSLVYGSMLVWGEALDRVSDLRGEGTAAKGSSLKGERTVKH; from the coding sequence ATGCACGAGCTGCTGTCCACAGAAGAGAGGATCAAGATTCTCAGACACGTACTGGAGCAACCCTTAGTGGGTGTGGAGGAGACGGCAAAAGCTACGGGAGTCAGTAAGGGACTGGTATCAAAGACCCTCTCTCTTCTCGTAAAGTATGGAATTGCGGAAAAGAGGGGAAGGAAGTTTAGAATTCTAAACAATCCCAAGAAGAGGGAGCTGAAACGGTTCCTGAACTTTACATACCTATATCCGAAGCTCGAGGGGTTACGGGAGGGGTGGACGCTGGGTCTTGGGGTGTATGGAAGCTTCGCCAGGGGGGAGAACACCCCAGAAAGCGACCTTGACGTGTGGGTTCTCACAGAGAGGCCGAGCATCCAAAAGTCAGCTTCGCTGAAGCGCAAGATTGAAGCCGTGGTAGGGAGAGAGGTAAACCTCCTCGTGCTGACGCCGGGAAGGCTCAGGAACCTGAGGGAGAACGACCCGGTTTTCTACTATTCGCTCGTCTACGGCTCAATGCTCGTATGGGGTGAGGCGCTTGACAGGGTTTCAGACCTGCGTGGAGAGGGGACTGCTGCGAAGGGTAGTTCCCTCAAGGGAGAAAGGACTGTTAAGCATTAA
- a CDS encoding DNA-3-methyladenine glycosylase family protein produces the protein MMDLRKTSHEMIRNGTWKFEGGVFYQALRLPDGKAVVGGYDGGDFILPEGLSSAERKFVKEKLSFILGLDTDLDSFYAEISDSPFAFLAEEFQGLTVPAAPSSYQALVEVIAQQQVNFDFAQRTIANLVRLAGKRVNDLYAFPTAEEIAGLGDERLKEAKLGYRAGYIKSLTELYLRGELNLELREWDVNEAIKYLTKFRGVGKWTAELFLAYGLRKNVYPAGDLGLRRGISKIFGKSVKEVGERDVRDVIEPYGKWKGLLAFYITCYDRKTELERKRR, from the coding sequence ATGATGGACCTCCGAAAGACCTCGCACGAGATGATAAGGAACGGCACGTGGAAGTTCGAGGGAGGGGTTTTCTACCAGGCACTCCGTCTTCCGGATGGAAAGGCGGTAGTGGGGGGCTACGATGGAGGGGACTTCATCCTGCCAGAGGGACTATCGTCCGCGGAGAGGAAGTTCGTAAAGGAGAAGCTCTCGTTCATCCTCGGCCTCGATACGGACTTGGACTCATTCTACGCGGAGATAAGTGACTCCCCCTTCGCTTTCCTTGCCGAAGAGTTCCAGGGCCTCACGGTTCCCGCCGCGCCAAGCTCCTACCAGGCCCTCGTGGAGGTAATAGCGCAGCAGCAGGTTAATTTTGACTTCGCCCAGAGGACTATAGCGAACCTCGTGAGACTCGCGGGGAAGCGTGTAAACGACCTCTACGCCTTCCCCACTGCCGAAGAGATAGCGGGACTTGGAGATGAGAGGTTAAAGGAGGCGAAGCTCGGCTACCGCGCCGGCTACATAAAGTCGCTCACGGAGCTTTATCTTAGAGGTGAGCTGAACCTCGAACTCCGGGAATGGGACGTTAATGAAGCGATAAAATACCTCACGAAGTTCCGGGGAGTTGGAAAGTGGACGGCGGAGCTGTTCCTCGCCTACGGCCTGAGGAAGAACGTCTATCCCGCGGGAGACCTCGGGCTGAGGAGGGGAATATCGAAGATTTTCGGTAAGAGCGTGAAGGAAGTGGGGGAGAGGGACGTGAGGGATGTAATCGAGCCCTACGGGAAGTGGAAGGGACTGCTGGCCTTCTACATCACCTGCTACGACAGGAAGACCGAGCTGGAGAGGAAGAGGAGATGA
- a CDS encoding slipin family protein, with amino-acid sequence MALLGFGGIAGAIVVLFVLIFLASAIKIVKEYERAVIFRLGRVVGARGPGLFFIIPIFEKAYIVDLRTQVLDVPVQETITKDNVPVRVNAVVYFRVIDPVKAVTQVKNYIMATSQISQTTLRSVIGQAHLDELLSARDKLNMELQKIIDEATDPWGIKVSTVEIKDVELPSGMQRAMARQAEAERERRARITLAEAERQAAEKLAEAARIISQDPMALQLRTLQTISDVANDKSNTIILPLPMEMLKLFKGFAELAGEAKRKLEKEEGE; translated from the coding sequence ATGGCGTTGTTGGGTTTCGGTGGAATTGCCGGGGCCATCGTTGTACTCTTTGTTTTGATATTTCTGGCCTCGGCGATTAAGATAGTGAAGGAGTACGAGAGGGCAGTGATATTCAGGCTTGGAAGGGTTGTGGGAGCCAGAGGGCCCGGACTGTTCTTCATAATTCCAATATTCGAAAAGGCCTACATCGTTGACCTCAGAACGCAGGTGCTCGATGTGCCTGTGCAGGAGACCATCACCAAGGACAACGTGCCGGTTAGGGTCAACGCGGTGGTCTACTTCCGCGTTATAGACCCAGTTAAGGCCGTTACGCAGGTCAAGAACTACATAATGGCAACCTCCCAGATATCGCAGACAACCCTGAGGAGCGTCATAGGACAGGCACACCTCGATGAGCTCCTCAGCGCAAGGGACAAGCTAAACATGGAGCTCCAGAAGATAATTGACGAGGCAACCGACCCCTGGGGTATAAAGGTCTCAACGGTGGAGATTAAGGACGTTGAGCTCCCGTCTGGAATGCAGAGGGCAATGGCGAGGCAGGCAGAGGCTGAGCGTGAGAGGAGGGCGAGGATTACCCTTGCCGAGGCCGAGAGGCAAGCCGCTGAAAAGCTCGCCGAGGCGGCGCGCATAATCTCCCAGGATCCAATGGCCCTCCAGCTCAGGACGCTTCAGACCATAAGCGACGTGGCCAACGACAAGAGCAACACCATAATCCTCCCGCTCCCCATGGAGATGCTGAAGCTCTTCAAGGGCTTCGCCGAACTCGCGGGCGAAGCGAAGAGGAAGCTGGAGAAGGAGGAGGGTGAGTGA